A genomic region of Eucalyptus grandis isolate ANBG69807.140 chromosome 5, ASM1654582v1, whole genome shotgun sequence contains the following coding sequences:
- the LOC108959593 gene encoding probable LRR receptor-like serine/threonine-protein kinase At3g47570, with the protein MEDSWPYISYRTLLKATDGFSSMNLIGVGSFGSVYKGIIEENGTTVAVKVLHLVHRGALKSFTAECEALKNIRHRNLLKILTICSGIDYQQNDFKALVYEYMEKGSLERWLHPNPTPSHRNEPAQKLNFSHRINVAIGVASALDYLHHQCHIPIVHCDLKPGNILLDADMVAHVGDFGLAKFLLGSSIDNVANQMSSMGIRGTIGYAPPEYAMGCEVSREGDIYSYGILLLEMFTGLSPTDDIFRDNLTIHSFVAEALPERVMEITDCILLQERENHLSTSSHRHWLSESDGIFQECLVTVYNIGVTCSDEMPGRRMSMSGAANQLQKIREKLFARGLHGQK; encoded by the exons ATGGAGGATTCATGGCCATACATATCTTATCGCACACTCCTAAAAGCAACCGATGGTTTTTCTTCAATGAATTTGATTGGTGTTGGAAGCTTTGGTTCTGTTTACAAGGGGATAATTGAGGAGAATGGTACAACTGTTGCAGTGAAGGTGCTTCATTTAGTGCATCGTGGTGCTCTAAAGAGCTTCACGGCGGAGTGCGAGGCATTAAAGAATATCAGACATCGAAATCTTCTAAAGATATTGACAATTTGCTCGGGTATTGATTATCAGCAAAATGATTTTAAGGCCTTAGTTTATGAGTACATGGAAAAGGGAAGCCTAGAAAGGTGGCTACACCCAAACCCAACACCATCTCACAGGAACGAACCTGcccagaaattgaatttctctcatAGGATAAATGTTGCTATTGGTGTTGCTTCTGCATTGGATTATCTTCATCACCAGTGCCACATCCCCATTGttcattgtgatctaaagccTGGCAATATCCTTTTAGATGCTGACATGGTCGCCCATGTTGGTGACTTTGGATTGGCTAAGTTCCTCCTTGGATCATCCATTGATAATGTAGCTAATCAAATGAGCTCAATGGGCATAAGAGGAACAATTGGTTATGCTCCACCGG AATATGCAATGGGATGTGAGGTTTCAAGAGAAGGTGATATCTATAGTTATGGCATTCTCTTATTGGAGATGTTCACAGGGTTGAGTCCCACCGATGACATATTTAGAGACAATTTGACTATTCATAGTTTTGTGGCTGAAGCTTTACCTGAACGAGTGATGGAAATTACGGATTGCATTCTacttcaagaaagagagaatcatTTAAGCACCAGTAGCCATCGGCATTGGCTCTCCGAAAGCGATGGCATTTTTCAAGAGTGCTTGGTTACAGTATATAATATTGGAGTCACTTGCTCCGATGAAATGCCTGGGAGACGGATGAGCATGAGCGGAGCTGCAAATCAGCTGCAAAAGATTAGAGAGAAACTCTTCGCAAGGGGCTTACACGGACAAAAATGA